The Zestosphaera sp. genome includes a window with the following:
- a CDS encoding Lrp/AsnC family transcriptional regulator: MVQGLDELDKKILNVLQENADVTYSELGKMLGVSPSTVYMRLRKLKERGFIKRIVAEVSPELVGLNLRALIFLTIDVRKYNDIVGKLAGISNVKTVYDVTGEWALVAEVYVKDHKELSEMLDVIGSLEGVQRTSTAVVLRVIKEDRKVLIT; this comes from the coding sequence GTGGTTCAAGGCTTGGATGAGCTGGATAAGAAAATCTTGAACGTTCTTCAGGAGAACGCGGATGTGACGTATTCCGAGCTTGGGAAGATGTTGGGGGTGAGCCCCTCCACAGTCTACATGCGTTTGAGGAAGCTGAAGGAAAGGGGATTCATAAAGAGGATAGTTGCTGAGGTGTCGCCGGAGCTCGTGGGGCTTAACCTCAGGGCGCTAATATTTTTGACCATAGATGTCAGGAAGTACAACGATATAGTGGGTAAGCTGGCCGGCATATCTAACGTTAAGACCGTCTACGACGTGACTGGCGAGTGGGCTTTGGTTGCTGAGGTCTATGTCAAGGATCATAAGGAGCTCTCTGAGATGCTGGACGTCATAGGGTCTCTAGAGGGTGTTCAGAGAACATCAACAGCAGTGGTTCTGAGAGTGATTAAGGAGGATAGAAAGGTCCTGATAACTTGA
- the metG gene encoding methionine--tRNA ligase, with the protein MRWATIGRWVVTSAWPYINSVPHLGNMIGSVLSADVYARFLRMIGEDVVFVSGSDEHGTVIEVEARRKGVTPKELTDVSHEYIVKLWELWGISFDNYTRTESEIHKDFVQNFLTRVYENGFVEEREQVIPYCSRDNIYLPDRFVEGVCPYCGFEGARGDQCDNCGRLLEPDQLVNPRCVLCGSPPVFRSRRHWFFRLDMLEGEILSWITGHEFLEENVRNFTVSWIKTTGLAPRSLTRDNKWGIPAPFPNSGDKTVYVWFDALLGYLSATKEYFSRLGRESEWVKYWLDGESRTAYFIGKDNIPFHAVILPALLMATRDRYNLPTVISATEYLMYEGRKFSKSRRVGVWIDEALKIVDAVDYWRYSLIRMRPEDKDTNFKWSEFVRFVNNELNDHIGNLIHRVLTLINRFFDGVVEDVSPAGDVDAEFRKFIDDSWNSYKSLMLRARLRDASELIVKLGERGNQYVNVKAPWAKVREDVEDAKVTLNLGFTTVLTLAVMLYPITPGSAERIFRVINVSSEKPLVKEHPLELVRLPHRIGRPEQIFTKLPQSLVKTLLNDDERERYLEGLRNELNNERPEVLRF; encoded by the coding sequence ATGAGGTGGGCTACGATAGGCAGGTGGGTGGTTACCTCAGCATGGCCTTACATAAACTCGGTCCCGCATTTGGGTAACATGATTGGCAGTGTCCTCTCCGCCGACGTCTACGCAAGGTTTCTGAGGATGATTGGCGAGGACGTAGTTTTCGTTAGCGGTAGCGACGAGCATGGGACTGTGATCGAGGTTGAGGCACGCAGGAAGGGGGTGACCCCTAAGGAACTGACCGATGTTTCTCACGAGTACATAGTTAAGCTCTGGGAGTTATGGGGGATATCGTTTGACAACTACACCAGGACGGAGAGCGAGATCCACAAAGACTTCGTTCAGAATTTCCTGACCAGGGTCTACGAGAATGGGTTCGTTGAGGAGAGGGAGCAGGTGATTCCCTACTGCTCCAGGGACAACATATATCTTCCTGACAGGTTCGTTGAGGGTGTTTGCCCCTACTGCGGTTTCGAGGGGGCTAGGGGGGATCAGTGTGATAATTGTGGGAGGCTCTTAGAGCCTGACCAGCTGGTAAACCCTAGATGCGTTCTATGTGGTTCCCCTCCTGTCTTCAGAAGTAGGAGACACTGGTTCTTCAGACTCGACATGCTGGAGGGCGAGATACTCTCCTGGATAACCGGACACGAGTTCCTCGAAGAGAATGTGAGGAACTTCACAGTCTCCTGGATAAAGACGACGGGTCTCGCTCCCAGGTCGCTTACGCGTGATAATAAATGGGGTATCCCGGCGCCTTTCCCGAACTCTGGGGATAAGACGGTGTATGTGTGGTTCGACGCTCTGCTGGGGTATCTGTCAGCCACTAAGGAGTACTTCTCGAGGTTGGGTAGGGAGTCTGAGTGGGTTAAGTACTGGCTTGACGGTGAGTCTCGGACAGCTTACTTCATAGGGAAGGACAACATACCGTTCCACGCTGTCATACTGCCGGCGCTCCTTATGGCCACTAGGGATCGGTACAACCTGCCTACAGTAATATCTGCCACGGAGTACCTGATGTATGAGGGTAGGAAGTTCAGTAAGAGTAGGAGGGTCGGTGTCTGGATTGACGAGGCGCTGAAGATAGTGGATGCCGTGGATTACTGGAGGTACTCCCTAATCAGGATGAGGCCTGAGGACAAGGACACCAACTTCAAGTGGTCGGAGTTCGTGAGGTTCGTCAACAACGAGCTCAACGACCACATAGGCAATCTCATACACAGAGTCTTAACCCTGATAAATAGGTTCTTCGACGGCGTTGTCGAGGATGTGAGCCCAGCTGGGGACGTTGATGCGGAGTTCAGGAAATTCATAGATGACTCATGGAACTCCTATAAATCCCTGATGTTGCGCGCTAGGTTGAGGGACGCTAGTGAGTTGATAGTTAAGCTCGGCGAGAGAGGTAATCAGTATGTGAACGTTAAAGCTCCTTGGGCTAAGGTTAGAGAGGATGTTGAGGATGCTAAGGTAACGCTTAACCTGGGCTTCACTACGGTGTTGACGTTAGCGGTCATGCTCTACCCAATAACCCCCGGGTCGGCTGAAAGGATATTTAGGGTCATTAACGTGAGTTCTGAGAAGCCCCTCGTTAAGGAACATCCGCTGGAGTTGGTTAGACTGCCCCACAGGATAGGTAGGCCGGAGCAGATCTTCACTAAACTCCCTCAAAGCCTCGTTAAGACATTGCTGAACGACGATGAGAGGGAACGCTATCTAGAGGGGCTGCGGAATGAATTAAATAATGAAAGGCCAGAAGTGCTCAGGTTTTAA
- the gcvH gene encoding glycine cleavage system protein GcvH: MDESPVFHIKTKLGEYLIPKNLLYTKDDEWIKVEGEVLTLGITDYAQKKLKYIVSVELPEVGRRVSSGDAVASLESVKAVAEVYTPTSGEVIEVNEELVDKPDLINKDPYGKGWLIKIRAPGLDRSKVLSAEDYAGKILKEESS; the protein is encoded by the coding sequence ATGGACGAATCTCCGGTCTTTCACATCAAGACCAAACTGGGTGAGTACTTAATCCCTAAGAACCTGCTGTACACTAAGGATGATGAGTGGATTAAGGTGGAGGGGGAAGTCCTCACTTTAGGGATAACGGACTACGCCCAGAAGAAACTCAAGTACATAGTTAGTGTCGAGCTGCCTGAGGTTGGGAGGAGGGTCTCGTCCGGTGACGCCGTAGCTTCACTTGAGTCCGTCAAAGCTGTCGCAGAGGTCTACACACCGACTTCCGGCGAGGTTATTGAAGTCAACGAGGAGTTGGTAGATAAGCCCGACCTAATAAACAAAGACCCCTACGGGAAGGGGTGGCTGATCAAGATAAGAGCGCCCGGCCTGGACAGAAGCAAGGTCCTAAGCGCTGAGGACTATGCGGGTAAGATACTGAAGGAGGAGTCCTCCTAG
- the gcvT gene encoding glycine cleavage system aminomethyltransferase GcvT has product MFNIVKEVPLLEVQRELGGSVGEFAGWLTSMDYGNPIEEHVNTRTSASVFDVSHMGRYVMRGRSVFEFLQKLVSKDLSDVEEGRMSGPVLLMNENAGIRDDIMLYKVNDNLWLAVVNAPNVESDREWMLAWRDRWRYTDVEIEDVTLKSVLISIQGPKAAEVMEGLGFSNAKDLKILEFAYGAEVLGRKTVLVSHSGWTGEEVRSYGFEIWTDVNHGKEIIRKSVSLGAKPAGLIARDSLRLEMGYLLVGQDMSEDLNPIEARYWLPLSLEKEECVGCPKLREIYEKGVSRIRVGLKLKKGVRAIPRHGSGIYAGNNLVGRVTSGVFSPYLNAGIGMGYVDVSHAYIGSRLDVEIRGVKQKAKIVDFPFI; this is encoded by the coding sequence GTGTTTAACATAGTTAAGGAGGTACCCCTGCTTGAGGTTCAGAGGGAGTTAGGCGGCAGCGTCGGCGAGTTCGCAGGCTGGCTGACCTCAATGGATTACGGTAACCCGATCGAAGAGCATGTCAACACACGAACCTCCGCCTCAGTGTTTGACGTGTCGCACATGGGTAGGTACGTGATGAGAGGTAGGTCCGTCTTCGAGTTCCTGCAGAAGCTAGTCTCCAAGGACTTAAGCGATGTTGAGGAGGGGCGGATGAGCGGGCCGGTGTTGCTTATGAACGAGAACGCCGGCATAAGGGATGACATAATGCTGTATAAAGTCAACGACAACCTATGGCTCGCCGTCGTCAACGCCCCCAACGTCGAGAGCGATAGGGAGTGGATGCTTGCCTGGAGGGATAGATGGAGGTACACGGACGTGGAGATCGAGGACGTCACACTAAAGTCCGTTCTGATATCCATACAGGGACCTAAGGCGGCTGAAGTGATGGAGGGGCTGGGCTTCAGCAACGCCAAGGACCTCAAGATACTCGAGTTCGCCTACGGAGCCGAGGTCCTGGGCAGGAAGACCGTGCTCGTCAGCCACTCCGGGTGGACTGGTGAGGAAGTCAGGTCATATGGATTCGAGATATGGACTGACGTGAACCACGGCAAGGAAATAATTAGGAAGTCCGTGAGTCTAGGGGCTAAGCCGGCAGGGCTGATAGCCAGAGACTCCCTGAGGCTTGAGATGGGCTACCTCCTGGTGGGGCAGGACATGAGCGAGGACCTCAACCCTATCGAGGCCAGATATTGGTTACCATTATCGCTGGAGAAGGAGGAGTGCGTCGGGTGCCCTAAACTCAGGGAGATATACGAGAAGGGAGTGTCCAGAATTAGAGTTGGCCTGAAGCTCAAGAAGGGGGTGAGGGCCATACCAAGGCACGGCTCAGGGATATACGCCGGCAACAACCTCGTCGGGAGGGTGACTAGCGGGGTGTTTTCCCCATACCTAAACGCAGGGATAGGCATGGGCTACGTCGATGTCAGCCACGCCTACATAGGCTCGCGGTTGGACGTGGAGATCAGGGGCGTCAAGCAAAAAGCTAAAATAGTTGACTTCCCCTTTATTTAA
- the gcvPA gene encoding aminomethyl-transferring glycine dehydrogenase subunit GcvPA, whose amino-acid sequence MHNWIPNSSPEIRGELLRDLGLKDVSELFSDVPPQLLLARDLNVGFGRTLAEYEVVRLFNTLISKNRLSEVPSFMGGGLCQHYVPSAVKALVSRSEFYTAYTPYQAEIAQGLLQALFEYQSLMADLYGVKVVNASMYNGSTASAEAVLMAARAKKRRRILISESVHPEVVEVIRTWGFGAGLELVNVGLDRESGQISLSDLRSKLSDEVAAVFVQTPNFFGVVESVVREVIEETHRVNALSIVYTHPLALGVLEAPGAMGADVVVGDVQGLGVGLNFGGPSAGILGINDDKELLRQFPGRLIGATRTVDGRERGFTMILQTREQHIKRERATSNITTNASLEALAAAVHLSLLGSKGLRRLGEAILGRTHYLVKSLSRLESVDLLFPEALHFREVGVRFPVNAAQVLRTLASRGVYAGPDLGRFRGELGDCGLVCVTELHTKRDIELLVELLGEVVGRGG is encoded by the coding sequence ATGCATAACTGGATACCCAACTCATCACCGGAGATCAGGGGGGAGCTATTAAGAGATCTCGGATTGAAGGATGTTTCAGAGCTTTTCAGCGACGTGCCGCCGCAGCTCCTCCTCGCAAGGGATCTTAACGTAGGTTTCGGCAGGACCCTAGCTGAATACGAGGTGGTGAGGCTCTTCAATACCTTAATATCCAAGAACCGCTTAAGCGAGGTCCCCTCGTTCATGGGGGGTGGGCTTTGCCAGCACTACGTGCCCTCGGCCGTTAAGGCCCTCGTCTCCAGATCCGAGTTCTACACCGCATACACCCCCTACCAGGCCGAGATAGCTCAAGGACTTCTCCAGGCGTTGTTCGAGTATCAAAGCCTCATGGCCGACCTCTACGGTGTGAAGGTGGTTAACGCGTCAATGTACAATGGGAGCACCGCCTCCGCTGAGGCTGTTCTGATGGCTGCACGTGCTAAAAAGAGGAGGAGGATCCTGATTAGCGAGTCCGTCCATCCGGAGGTAGTGGAGGTGATCAGAACGTGGGGCTTCGGGGCGGGGTTAGAGCTCGTTAACGTAGGTCTCGATAGGGAGTCCGGGCAGATCAGCTTGAGTGATCTTAGAAGCAAGCTGTCGGACGAGGTGGCCGCAGTCTTCGTGCAGACGCCCAACTTCTTCGGAGTCGTTGAATCGGTGGTTAGAGAGGTTATTGAAGAGACGCACAGGGTCAACGCCCTGAGCATAGTCTACACACATCCGCTAGCGCTCGGCGTTCTCGAGGCCCCGGGAGCCATGGGGGCCGACGTGGTTGTGGGCGACGTTCAGGGTTTGGGTGTGGGGCTTAACTTCGGAGGCCCCTCCGCAGGAATACTCGGCATAAACGATGACAAGGAATTACTTCGCCAGTTTCCAGGCAGGTTGATAGGCGCTACACGAACGGTAGACGGCAGGGAGCGGGGCTTCACCATGATATTGCAGACTAGAGAACAACACATAAAGAGGGAGAGGGCGACCTCCAACATAACTACTAACGCGTCTCTCGAGGCGTTGGCCGCGGCCGTGCACCTGTCGCTACTTGGCTCCAAGGGGCTCAGGAGGCTTGGGGAAGCTATACTTGGAAGAACTCATTACCTAGTGAAGAGCCTCTCAAGGCTTGAGTCCGTTGATCTACTGTTCCCTGAAGCCCTTCACTTCCGTGAGGTGGGCGTCAGGTTCCCCGTTAATGCTGCTCAGGTCCTCAGGACGCTGGCCAGCAGGGGTGTCTACGCAGGCCCTGATCTGGGAAGGTTCCGCGGAGAGCTCGGTGATTGCGGTCTGGTGTGTGTTACCGAACTCCACACGAAGCGTGACATCGAGTTGCTGGTGGAGTTGCTGGGGGAGGTCGTTGGGAGGGGTGGATGA
- the gcvPB gene encoding aminomethyl-transferring glycine dehydrogenase subunit GcvPB: MMVFRQAKWDEPVLFELGGSSKQTFAVDDEFSGEAEEALSKAPRHVLRSVEPGIPNLSEVEVVRHFTRLSQMSYGVDLGPVPLGSCTMKYNPKVSEELASDRRIVDLHPYQDVDSVQGVLEIMYLMQKWLSEITGMDECSLQPPAGAAGEFVGALIIKKYHLDKGNTGKVEMIVPEAAHGSNPASSAMAGFKVVKIPTAPDGETDIEALKAVLSDSTAGLMLTNPNTLGIFESKIVEISDLLHGRDALMYYDGANLNGILGLVRPGDMGFDIIHLNLHKTFSAPHGGGGPGAGAVCVKSGLKEYLPVPIVDFDGRKYVFRYDLSRTVGRISWFYGNVVPIVKSFIYIATLGPSLREVAELSVLNTNYLMRKLAGLRGVSLAYGEGRWRKHEFVVSFEKLLKETGVSAEDVAKALLDRGFHAPTIYFPLIVKEAHMIEVTESESKENIDALANAYKEVVDLAYSSPELVKSSPTNTSVGRLDVLTANHPKTLAPTYRYVEKLKDEGP; the protein is encoded by the coding sequence ATGATGGTCTTCAGGCAGGCTAAGTGGGATGAACCGGTGTTGTTTGAGCTGGGCGGATCTAGCAAGCAGACCTTCGCGGTGGACGATGAATTCAGCGGCGAGGCTGAGGAAGCGTTAAGCAAGGCCCCTAGGCATGTTCTCAGGAGTGTTGAGCCGGGGATACCGAATTTGAGTGAGGTGGAGGTCGTTAGGCACTTCACCAGACTCTCTCAGATGTCATACGGTGTTGATCTAGGCCCCGTCCCCCTAGGCTCCTGCACCATGAAGTACAACCCGAAGGTATCGGAGGAGCTCGCATCGGACCGTAGGATAGTCGACCTGCATCCATATCAGGACGTGGACAGCGTTCAGGGGGTTCTGGAGATAATGTACCTAATGCAGAAATGGCTCTCCGAGATAACTGGAATGGACGAGTGCTCGCTCCAACCGCCGGCGGGGGCGGCGGGCGAGTTCGTCGGCGCCTTAATAATAAAGAAGTACCATCTGGACAAGGGCAACACCGGCAAGGTCGAGATGATAGTTCCTGAGGCGGCGCACGGCTCGAACCCAGCTAGTTCGGCCATGGCGGGCTTCAAGGTAGTCAAAATACCTACGGCTCCGGACGGGGAGACGGATATCGAGGCCTTGAAGGCTGTGTTAAGCGATAGCACGGCCGGCCTGATGTTGACCAACCCCAACACGCTCGGCATCTTCGAGTCCAAGATTGTTGAGATATCGGACCTGCTTCACGGGAGGGACGCCCTCATGTATTATGATGGAGCTAACCTCAACGGCATCCTAGGGCTCGTGAGGCCCGGCGATATGGGGTTCGATATAATCCACCTGAACCTGCATAAGACATTCTCAGCCCCCCACGGGGGCGGAGGCCCCGGCGCCGGGGCCGTGTGCGTTAAGAGCGGCCTCAAGGAATACCTGCCGGTTCCGATAGTGGATTTCGACGGACGTAAGTACGTGTTTAGGTATGATCTGAGCAGGACTGTAGGGAGGATCTCGTGGTTCTACGGCAACGTAGTCCCGATCGTGAAGTCCTTCATCTACATAGCGACCCTCGGGCCCTCACTCAGGGAAGTGGCGGAGTTGAGCGTCCTAAATACCAACTACCTCATGAGGAAGCTGGCCGGTTTGAGGGGGGTCTCACTCGCCTATGGTGAGGGTAGGTGGCGCAAGCATGAGTTCGTGGTGAGCTTCGAGAAGCTCCTGAAGGAAACTGGAGTCAGCGCTGAGGACGTGGCTAAGGCGCTCCTCGATCGAGGCTTCCACGCACCGACCATATACTTCCCCTTAATAGTTAAGGAGGCGCACATGATAGAGGTCACTGAGAGTGAGAGTAAGGAGAACATCGACGCCCTGGCCAACGCCTACAAGGAGGTGGTGGACCTAGCCTACAGCAGTCCTGAGTTGGTTAAGTCATCCCCTACTAACACCTCGGTAGGGCGGCTTGACGTGCTGACAGCTAACCACCCTAAGACTTTAGCACCCACCTACAGGTATGTCGAGAAGCTTAAGGACGAAGGTCCCTAG
- a CDS encoding ATP-NAD kinase family protein: MRLGLIVNPVAGMGGSVGLKGTDGELLHEALRRGARPVAPLKVTRFLNALTGKGFKGVIISAGGSMGCDYLAGFEGVLRYSCLNLPSPGKTATSREDTVQVVSEFVRRGVDLIAFVGGDGTARDVLEACRAEVPVLGIPSGVKMYSGVFAASPEAAAEVVTGFSMGGVVLDYVEVADVDEARLKEDVLSVRVYGYALTPLVEDYVIPSKDFAGGSEEDKWGIAEYFVEELMRDDVLYFLGPGTTTKAVADLLGLKKTLLGVDALFNRAVVGLDLSESDVLNLMRGYEQAAIVVSIIGRQGYLFGRGNQQFSARVLREVGRQNIYVLSTASKLSSVKHLLIDVGDPELEVALSGYWRIITGYREESVKLVLPACCLDRYLRTPSGSLQSIPQS; encoded by the coding sequence GTGAGGTTAGGCCTTATCGTAAATCCTGTGGCCGGCATGGGCGGCTCGGTTGGTCTTAAAGGGACTGACGGTGAATTACTTCATGAGGCTTTAAGGAGAGGGGCCAGGCCTGTAGCCCCCCTCAAAGTCACTAGATTCCTGAATGCCCTGACAGGAAAGGGTTTTAAGGGGGTTATCATCTCCGCAGGCGGTTCTATGGGTTGCGACTACTTAGCCGGGTTTGAGGGGGTGCTCAGATATTCGTGTCTGAACCTGCCTTCCCCCGGCAAGACCGCTACCTCCCGTGAGGACACGGTTCAAGTAGTCTCCGAGTTCGTTAGGCGGGGCGTTGATTTAATAGCTTTCGTTGGCGGGGACGGCACGGCGAGGGACGTTCTGGAGGCCTGCAGGGCTGAGGTCCCTGTCCTCGGCATACCATCTGGAGTGAAGATGTATTCCGGGGTGTTCGCCGCGTCGCCGGAGGCCGCGGCTGAGGTCGTTACGGGTTTCAGCATGGGGGGAGTCGTTCTCGACTACGTTGAAGTAGCTGACGTCGACGAGGCCAGGCTTAAGGAGGATGTCCTCAGCGTGCGTGTTTATGGATACGCGTTGACCCCCCTCGTGGAGGATTACGTAATACCTTCTAAGGACTTCGCCGGGGGTTCCGAGGAGGATAAGTGGGGCATTGCCGAGTATTTCGTTGAGGAACTCATGCGTGATGACGTCCTCTACTTCCTAGGTCCTGGAACAACCACTAAGGCTGTAGCGGATCTGCTGGGCCTTAAGAAGACTTTATTAGGTGTTGACGCGCTCTTTAATAGAGCGGTCGTAGGGCTTGACTTGAGTGAGTCGGATGTGCTGAACCTCATGAGGGGATACGAGCAGGCGGCTATAGTGGTCTCGATCATCGGGAGGCAGGGATACCTCTTCGGCAGGGGGAACCAGCAATTCAGCGCAAGGGTTCTGCGTGAGGTCGGCAGGCAGAACATATACGTGCTCTCCACAGCTTCGAAACTGTCTAGCGTTAAGCACCTCCTCATCGACGTCGGGGATCCCGAGCTTGAGGTCGCGTTAAGCGGTTATTGGAGGATCATAACTGGTTATAGGGAGGAGTCAGTTAAGTTAGTGCTGCCTGCCTGCTGTCTTGACAGGTATTTAAGGACCCCCTCAGGCAGTCTGCAGTCTATTCCTCAGAGCTAA
- a CDS encoding methionine adenosyltransferase yields the protein MARNIEIELADTPPMNEWRVELVERKGLGHPDYIADAASEVSSVSLSKYYLENYNAILHHNVDKVLVVGGQSKPCFGGGEVLHPIYIIVAGRATEYVSLNNGRIDRVPVGTLVVDAVKKWVAQNFRFLDPERHIVVDYMIRPGSVDLVKTYETGVKVKKKPLANDTSIGVGYAPLSTLERIVLGVERYLNSRGFKESMPEVGEDIKVMGLRVGDRIKLTIAAAMISHLIPDLSHYMSVKEELDNKVRDFIARELSSDERAGKHDVEVVINSADMPENNVVYLTVTGTSAEHGDDGMTGRGNRVNGLITPMRPMSLEATAGKNAVTHVGKIYNVLASKIAARIIREVPKVQEVYVELLSKIGHPIDEPQMALVRLTPTGREALNAVKSDVFGIVDEEIGNVTSITEEVISGRVMLF from the coding sequence ATGGCGAGGAACATAGAGATCGAGTTGGCCGATACTCCTCCGATGAATGAGTGGAGGGTGGAGCTCGTTGAGAGGAAGGGTCTAGGGCACCCTGACTACATAGCCGACGCGGCCTCAGAGGTTTCCAGCGTCTCCCTATCGAAGTACTACCTGGAGAACTACAACGCGATACTCCATCATAACGTGGACAAGGTCCTGGTAGTGGGCGGGCAGTCGAAGCCCTGCTTCGGTGGCGGGGAGGTTCTTCACCCGATATACATAATAGTGGCGGGGAGGGCTACTGAGTACGTTAGCTTGAATAACGGACGCATAGACAGGGTTCCTGTGGGGACGTTGGTTGTGGACGCTGTCAAGAAGTGGGTTGCCCAGAACTTCAGGTTCTTAGACCCTGAGAGGCACATCGTCGTAGACTACATGATAAGGCCTGGAAGCGTTGATTTAGTCAAGACCTACGAGACTGGGGTGAAGGTGAAGAAGAAGCCGCTGGCCAATGACACCAGCATAGGCGTCGGCTACGCGCCGCTCTCAACGCTTGAGAGGATAGTTCTCGGCGTCGAGAGGTATCTGAACTCGCGCGGGTTTAAAGAGTCCATGCCTGAAGTCGGCGAGGATATAAAGGTGATGGGGCTCAGGGTTGGGGACCGCATCAAGCTGACTATAGCGGCTGCCATGATATCGCATCTCATACCTGATTTAAGCCACTACATGTCGGTTAAGGAGGAGCTGGACAATAAGGTCAGGGACTTCATAGCCAGGGAGCTCTCAAGCGATGAGAGGGCTGGCAAGCACGATGTTGAGGTGGTGATCAACAGCGCTGACATGCCTGAGAACAACGTCGTCTACCTGACGGTCACGGGTACCTCGGCGGAGCACGGTGATGACGGGATGACCGGACGCGGGAATAGGGTTAACGGGTTGATAACCCCTATGAGGCCCATGAGTCTTGAAGCCACTGCCGGCAAGAACGCAGTAACCCACGTCGGTAAGATCTACAACGTGCTCGCCAGCAAGATCGCGGCAAGGATAATTAGGGAGGTACCTAAGGTTCAGGAAGTCTATGTGGAGCTCCTCTCCAAGATAGGTCATCCGATAGATGAGCCTCAGATGGCTTTAGTCAGGCTGACTCCGACGGGGCGTGAAGCGCTTAATGCCGTCAAGTCCGACGTGTTCGGGATAGTTGATGAGGAGATAGGTAACGTGACCAGCATAACTGAGGAGGTAATAAGCGGTAGGGTGATGCTCTTCTAG
- a CDS encoding RIO1 family regulatory kinase/ATPase — translation MRDVRSFAEHVLKSSSSSQQVVVLRELALIYRGLSPEDFRVLDVVNALAPRYEYVPLEELERLLRLPPSRIIKSLRSLIEVRALVKHHAMQGFRLTYLGLDLAALRKLSDSGVLGYLGTRVGVGKESEIYVAKTPAGRLVAVKFYKIGRVSFQRVKRVRPYAADESRWFVQSKTAAEREYKALKVLSPCTPYVPKVYGHVDHSVVMEYVQGVELYRYRAALSPETILHAIMSALRSAYLDVGLVHGDLSEYNVLVDVGGGEKPYVIDWPQYFLRGDPASEEVLQRDVSYIVKFFKRTYGLEVDVGRCLEFVKGLRDGL, via the coding sequence ATGCGTGATGTCAGGTCGTTCGCTGAACACGTTCTCAAGTCTTCTTCGTCTTCTCAGCAGGTGGTCGTCCTGAGGGAGCTGGCCCTCATATACAGGGGGTTGAGTCCTGAGGACTTCAGGGTGCTCGACGTTGTGAACGCCCTCGCACCTAGGTATGAGTACGTCCCCCTGGAGGAGTTGGAGAGGTTGCTGAGGCTTCCGCCCTCACGCATCATCAAGTCCCTCCGTAGCTTAATCGAGGTGAGGGCGCTCGTCAAGCATCACGCGATGCAGGGCTTCAGACTCACGTACCTGGGCCTTGATCTAGCGGCTCTCAGGAAGTTGAGTGACTCAGGCGTTCTGGGGTACTTGGGTACTAGAGTCGGCGTTGGGAAGGAGAGCGAGATCTACGTTGCCAAGACTCCTGCAGGGAGGCTGGTGGCCGTTAAGTTCTACAAGATAGGGAGGGTCAGCTTCCAGAGGGTTAAGAGGGTGAGGCCCTACGCGGCCGACGAGAGCAGGTGGTTCGTCCAGTCCAAGACAGCTGCTGAGAGGGAGTATAAAGCCTTGAAGGTCTTGAGCCCCTGCACGCCCTACGTACCCAAGGTTTACGGGCACGTGGACCACTCTGTGGTCATGGAGTACGTGCAGGGTGTCGAGCTCTACAGGTATAGGGCTGCTTTATCGCCTGAAACTATATTACATGCCATCATGTCCGCCCTCAGGAGCGCCTACCTGGATGTGGGGCTTGTTCACGGCGATTTAAGTGAGTACAACGTCCTGGTTGACGTGGGTGGGGGTGAGAAGCCCTACGTAATTGACTGGCCTCAGTATTTCCTTAGAGGGGATCCCGCGTCCGAGGAAGTCCTTCAGAGGGACGTCTCATACATAGTTAAATTCTTCAAAAGGACATATGGTCTGGAAGTGGATGTTGGCAGGTGTCTGGAGTTCGTGAAGGGTTTGAGGGATGGGCTCTGA